TGTCCAGCAAGTAATTCGTAGTATCGTTCCTGTTCTGCCAGGTTGGTAGGCATGGAGGCGTAAGCGCCAACGAGAAATGAGCGGGTGGTCATGAGAAGCAACCTTTCTGAATGAAAAGCCCAGCAAGATCCATCAGACGTCTGATGAATTCCATTGTAGGGCAGGTGGGGGTGCCAGGGTGCCTATTGGTGATTGGGGTGCTAAACTTCACCAGGAGTTCACATAGTGAGAAAGGAATCCCGCATAATGAAACTTGCCGTTATTGGTGGCGACGGAATCGGCCCCGAAGTAACCGCCGAAGCCCTCAAGGTGCTCCACACGGTGCGCGACGACATCACCATCACCGAATACGATCTCGGCGCCACTCGCTACCTGAAAAACGGCGAACTTCTCACCGATGCGGATTTAGCGTCATTGCGGGAACACGATGCTATTCTTCTGGGAGCCATAGGCGCGCCGGGTGCGGTTCCCCCCGGCGTTTTGGAACGAGGATTGCTGCTGAAAATGCGGTTCGCGCTCGACCATCACGTGAATCTGCGCCCCGCAAAGCTTTTCCCAACCGCAACCTCGCCGCTTGCCAACCCCGGGAACATCGATTTTGTGGTGGTGCGGGAAGGAACTGAAGGGTTGTATTGCGGAAACGGCGGTGTGCTGCGGGAAGGGACGGAACACGAGGTGGCTTCCGAGGTTTCGCAAAACACCAGGTTTGGGGTGGAACGAGTCGTCCGCGATGCGTTTAGTCGCGCCCAAGCACGTCGGAAGCATCTTACTCTGGTGCACAAGACCAACGTCTTGGTCAATGCAGGTTCGTTGTGGCAACGCACCATCGACGAAGTAGCGCAAGAATTCCCCGAGGTAACGGTCGAATACAATCACATCGACGCCGCCACCATCTACATGGTTACCGACCCAGGCCGATACGATGTTATCGTCACCGATAATTTGTTCGGTGATATCCTCACAGACCTAGCGGGTGCAGTTACAGGTGGAATCGGATTAGCGGCATCCGGAAATATTGACGCAACAGGCAAAAACCCGTCAATGTTCGAACCGGTCCATGGTTCCGCGCCGGATATCGCTGGGCAAGGTATCGCCGACCCAACCGCAGCCATTTTGTCTGCGGCAATGCTGCTACGTCACCTTGGCGATGACGACAATGCGCGCCGCATCGAACAAGCAGTGGAGGCCGATGTTGCCTCCCGTCAGCCGGGTCCGGTTAACACCGTCGATGTTGGTGATCGGATAGTAGCTGCGTTGAGTTAACGAATGTGTAAATTTCATCATGACCCGCTCGACTAAGCACTAATCTGTGAGTCATGGAAATTCGAACAATTGAACAACTCACGGACGTAACCGATCCGGCCTGGGGCGAAATCCAAGAAGCAATCAAAGCGGCACCAGTGGCAGTGGATGTTCTGCCCACCGATTCCGGGGCGGACACCCTCCATAAACTGCAAGTAACAACCCACTCCACTCTGGGCGGCATTGCCTATAACTGTGGCGGGATTCTCATCGACCACGGCTGGGTTCGTCTCTATGGCGGTGGGGGAGCGCAGCTGCCTAGCATCGCCGAGGCAAGCGGCATCACCGAACCGAGTGTGCCTGGCGCGTTGATTTTCGGTCACGACGTCTTGGGTGGGCGCTTCGCCATCGACGGCGGCGCGTTAGGGATAAGCCCTGGCGAGGTGTGTTATTTCTCGCCAGATGGCTTGGAATGGGAAGGCCTGGACATGGGGCACTCTGGTTTCGTGCATGCGTTTCTTGGTGGTGCAACCACGAAGTTCTACGACCTGTTCCGGTGGGAAGGGTGGGAAGCTGACACGAAGGCACTAAAACCAGACCAAGGATTCATGGTCTTCCCGCCGCTTTTCAGCCGCGAAAACCCGGAGGTGGACTTTATCACACGGACAGCGGTTCCCATGCAAGAAATCTTTGCATTTTATGAAACCTCCGCAGCTAGCAACAGCTAACTCTGATTTGTTTTTATCTGCTGGTAGGCCGCCAACGCCAATTGGCGGGTTTCACCAGCATCCACCATCGGTTCTGGATACACCATCGTGGGGTATTCCGGCACCCATCGGGTGATGTACTCATTCGTGGGATCAAAACGTTTCGCCTGGTTATGCGGATTAAAAATCCGGAAATATGGCGCGGCGTCATCACCACAGCCTGCCACCCACTGCCAGTTAAACGGATTGCAGGCCGGGTCGGCGTCGACAAGCTGATCCCAGAACCACTGTTCCCCCAATCGCCAATCGAACCCTAGGTTTTTGGTCAATAGCGATGCTGTAACCATACGCACCCGATTATGCATAAACCCCGTACTGCGTAACTCCCGCATACCTGCATCAACCAAAGCGAAGCCAGTATTCCCCTCGCACCACAACGCAAAATCTTTATCAGGGGTACTTCGCCACGGAAAATTATCAAATTCCCGGCGAGAATTCTCTGTAGCCAAATTAGGAAGATGATAAAGCCTATTCCACGCGAAATCACGCCACATCAACTCCGCGCAAAACCGCGAAACATCGTCGTTATCGCCACACTCCCGCGCGGAGTCGTAAAGCGTACGGATACTGATTTCCCCGAACCGAATATGCGGCGATAAACCACTGGTAGCAGCAACTGCAGGAAAATCCCGTTCCGAAGCATAGCGGCCCGCCGCAGTCTGCAGCGTAGGGGAAAACGCATCCCACCGGCGCCACGCAGCAGGTTCCCCCGGCGTCCACAACGCACCAAAATCCACAGCCCAATCGGGTTCGTTTCGACTCGGGTGGCTCGGCAGCAACGCCACATCCAAAAGTGCGGCGCGCAAAAGCTCCACCAATTTCTCTTCTAGCCGCACCCCACTATTTGCTGGTACCGGCGGGATTTCTGCCACCGGCCGGTCATGAAGAAACCCCTGTAAATTAGCAGCAAACGGCGTGTACACCCGATATGGCGACGCGGTTTTAGTAACAATTTCCCAAGGCTCCGCGAGCAACGCGCCGGGAAAACTCGAACTCGTTATTTCCTGCTTAGCCAGCAACGTAGCCACAGTATCATCAATGACAGCTTGGGGCTTGTGGTAGCGTTGTGACCAGGCCACCGTAGTGACCTGCAACGATGCGGCCAACCGGGGAATGATATCCACTGCATTACCCGATGCAATCACCAATGGGATGCCCAGTTCTAAAAGACTAGCCTGCAGCGACACCAAACTATGATGCAGCCACCATGATGCAGCGCCGCCTAGTTTCCTCACTCCCGGGCTGGGCGATTCCACGACATACACCGCGGCGGTATCCCCAACGCTGCGGGCGTGATGAAGCGCCAGGTTATCCGTTATTCGCAGATCATCCCGAAACCACATCATGGATGAGAACTTCTGGCGCTCCAGCATAGGTACAGTCGTGTGCCACATGCTACCTACTGTACCGAGCAACTTTCATGGCAGTAAGTTAAACGTAGGACTTCGTCCGGGACATATCGGTGACGA
The nucleotide sequence above comes from Corynebacterium mustelae. Encoded proteins:
- a CDS encoding 3-isopropylmalate dehydrogenase, which gives rise to MKLAVIGGDGIGPEVTAEALKVLHTVRDDITITEYDLGATRYLKNGELLTDADLASLREHDAILLGAIGAPGAVPPGVLERGLLLKMRFALDHHVNLRPAKLFPTATSPLANPGNIDFVVVREGTEGLYCGNGGVLREGTEHEVASEVSQNTRFGVERVVRDAFSRAQARRKHLTLVHKTNVLVNAGSLWQRTIDEVAQEFPEVTVEYNHIDAATIYMVTDPGRYDVIVTDNLFGDILTDLAGAVTGGIGLAASGNIDATGKNPSMFEPVHGSAPDIAGQGIADPTAAILSAAMLLRHLGDDDNARRIEQAVEADVASRQPGPVNTVDVGDRIVAALS
- a CDS encoding DUF2625 family protein; this encodes MEIRTIEQLTDVTDPAWGEIQEAIKAAPVAVDVLPTDSGADTLHKLQVTTHSTLGGIAYNCGGILIDHGWVRLYGGGGAQLPSIAEASGITEPSVPGALIFGHDVLGGRFAIDGGALGISPGEVCYFSPDGLEWEGLDMGHSGFVHAFLGGATTKFYDLFRWEGWEADTKALKPDQGFMVFPPLFSRENPEVDFITRTAVPMQEIFAFYETSAASNS
- a CDS encoding cryptochrome/photolyase family protein — its product is MWHTTVPMLERQKFSSMMWFRDDLRITDNLALHHARSVGDTAAVYVVESPSPGVRKLGGAASWWLHHSLVSLQASLLELGIPLVIASGNAVDIIPRLAASLQVTTVAWSQRYHKPQAVIDDTVATLLAKQEITSSSFPGALLAEPWEIVTKTASPYRVYTPFAANLQGFLHDRPVAEIPPVPANSGVRLEEKLVELLRAALLDVALLPSHPSRNEPDWAVDFGALWTPGEPAAWRRWDAFSPTLQTAAGRYASERDFPAVAATSGLSPHIRFGEISIRTLYDSARECGDNDDVSRFCAELMWRDFAWNRLYHLPNLATENSRREFDNFPWRSTPDKDFALWCEGNTGFALVDAGMRELRSTGFMHNRVRMVTASLLTKNLGFDWRLGEQWFWDQLVDADPACNPFNWQWVAGCGDDAAPYFRIFNPHNQAKRFDPTNEYITRWVPEYPTMVYPEPMVDAGETRQLALAAYQQIKTNQS